Proteins co-encoded in one Labilithrix sp. genomic window:
- a CDS encoding carboxypeptidase regulatory-like domain-containing protein, whose amino-acid sequence MRAAFLFAATSVLVAGCGSCSRKEETPSADAAPVATTIPDAAPLNVTTIPIAQVQKAVNPEKLPAYVGPTGSVEGTIRVDGARAKSLGLSPATYTQCPAAEAFYGREFREGEPPPDKPDGPRWLADAIAIVTGYSGFFVPETKEARLVTIEGCGYATRTVTMTYGQRLEVQNKTKEFWTPDLVPRDPGALMMATPGGDPTKLYPKHPGRYQLVDHDRKYVVDDLFVLQYPLHAVSDGAGKFRIDGIPVGKRKLTVTHPAIADVIAQREIDVRDGVVTPVELMLHNKESAGPKDAGDDSGWVPVPGLH is encoded by the coding sequence ATGCGCGCGGCGTTCCTGTTCGCGGCGACGAGCGTGCTCGTCGCCGGCTGCGGCTCGTGCTCGCGGAAAGAGGAGACGCCGAGCGCCGACGCGGCGCCGGTCGCGACGACGATCCCGGACGCAGCGCCGCTCAACGTGACGACGATCCCGATCGCGCAGGTGCAGAAGGCGGTAAATCCGGAGAAGCTCCCCGCCTACGTCGGTCCGACCGGCAGCGTCGAGGGGACGATCCGGGTCGACGGGGCGCGCGCGAAGAGCCTCGGCCTCTCGCCCGCGACCTACACGCAGTGCCCCGCCGCCGAGGCGTTCTACGGGCGCGAGTTCCGCGAGGGCGAGCCGCCGCCGGACAAACCCGACGGGCCGCGGTGGCTCGCCGACGCGATCGCGATCGTGACCGGCTACTCCGGCTTCTTCGTCCCCGAGACGAAGGAGGCGCGGCTCGTGACGATCGAGGGCTGCGGGTACGCGACGCGCACGGTGACGATGACGTACGGGCAGCGCCTCGAGGTCCAGAACAAGACGAAGGAGTTCTGGACGCCGGACCTCGTCCCGCGCGATCCCGGCGCGCTGATGATGGCGACGCCGGGCGGCGATCCGACGAAGCTCTACCCGAAGCACCCCGGTCGTTACCAGCTCGTCGACCACGATCGGAAGTACGTCGTCGACGACCTCTTCGTCCTCCAGTATCCGCTCCACGCCGTGAGCGACGGCGCCGGCAAGTTCCGCATCGACGGGATCCCGGTCGGCAAGCGCAAGCTCACCGTGACGCACCCCGCGATCGCGGACGTGATCGCGCAGCGCGAGATCGACGTCCGCGACGGCGTCGTCACGCCGGTCGAGCTGATGCTCCACAACAAGGAGAGCGCGGGCCCGAAGGACGCCGGCGACGACTCCGGCTGGGTCCCGGTCCCGGGCCTGCATTGA